From Deferrisoma camini S3R1, the proteins below share one genomic window:
- a CDS encoding DUF2997 domain-containing protein: MEEVKVTIDEEGNVKVTVFGAKGGRCLEITEKIEALLGGQVEREFTSEYYEQLTDEEKARVREKA; this comes from the coding sequence GTGGAAGAGGTGAAGGTGACCATCGACGAAGAGGGCAACGTGAAGGTCACCGTGTTCGGGGCCAAGGGGGGGCGGTGTCTGGAGATCACCGAGAAGATCGAGGCCCTCCTCGGTGGGCAGGTGGAGCGGGAGTTCACGTCGGAGTACTACGAGCAGCTGACCGACGAGGAAAAGGCCCGGGTCCGGGAGAAGGCGTAG
- a CDS encoding DUF1257 domain-containing protein encodes MSHFSRLKTRIVDLLFLKRALADMELDVVEGRSKIRGYLGRKMTVDLKVRTPEGYDIGFIKNGDTYEVVADWDMVRSFSQEAFVKEVTRRYAYHVVKDQLAEQEFQVVNEDRQGETVSLTLRRM; translated from the coding sequence ATGTCCCACTTCTCCCGACTGAAGACCCGGATCGTGGACCTGCTGTTTCTGAAGCGGGCCCTGGCCGACATGGAGCTCGACGTGGTGGAGGGCCGCAGCAAGATCCGGGGCTACCTGGGCCGCAAGATGACCGTGGATCTCAAGGTGCGCACGCCCGAGGGGTACGACATCGGGTTCATCAAGAACGGCGACACCTACGAGGTTGTGGCCGACTGGGACATGGTTCGCTCGTTCTCCCAGGAGGCGTTCGTCAAGGAGGTCACCCGCCGGTACGCGTACCACGTGGTCAAGGACCAGTTGGCGGAGCAGGAGTTCCAGGTGGTCAACGAGGACCGCCAGGGCGAGACCGTCAGCCTGACCCTGAGGAGGATGTGA